In Pseudomonas lalkuanensis, the following are encoded in one genomic region:
- a CDS encoding acyl-CoA thioesterase — MPEKTLLHVAHIPVRWGDMDSYGHVNNTLYIQYLEEARVAWFESLGIAMNNVPQGPVVLQTLHTYLKPVVHPATVVIELRAGPVGNSSLVVEHRLSTLEDPATLYGEGHCKLVWIDHATDRSVPVPEDLRLVMGAGMRQ; from the coding sequence AACCTTACTTCATGTTGCCCACATCCCCGTTCGCTGGGGTGATATGGACAGCTACGGTCACGTCAACAACACCCTCTACATCCAGTATCTGGAAGAAGCCCGGGTCGCCTGGTTCGAGAGCCTCGGCATCGCCATGAACAATGTGCCCCAGGGCCCCGTGGTACTGCAGACCCTGCACACTTACCTCAAACCCGTGGTACACCCCGCCACCGTGGTCATCGAGCTCCGTGCGGGCCCGGTGGGCAATAGCAGCCTTGTGGTGGAACACCGTCTGAGCACCCTGGAAGACCCCGCGACACTTTATGGCGAAGGCCACTGCAAGCTGGTTTGGATCGACCACGCCACCGACAGATCCGTACCGGTACCGGAAGATCTGCGCCTGGTCATGGGCGCCGGCATGCGCCAGTAA